From a single Candidatus Cetobacterium colombiensis genomic region:
- the nrdG gene encoding anaerobic ribonucleoside-triphosphate reductase activating protein yields the protein MNYSGIKYTDMINGEGIRVSLFVSGCSHHCKDCFNSDTWDPNYGSPFTEEVENEILNYFKKYDKSIKGLSLLGGDPTYIDNIDPLVKFIKKFKDLFPNKDIWIWSGFTWEIIINNQKLLSLIELCDVLVDGKFNIQEKDLNLKWRGSMNQRVVDIKKSLELKKVVKYID from the coding sequence ATGAATTATTCTGGTATTAAATATACAGATATGATTAATGGTGAAGGAATTAGAGTTAGCCTTTTTGTTAGTGGATGCTCTCACCATTGTAAAGATTGCTTCAATTCAGATACATGGGATCCAAATTATGGATCCCCTTTTACTGAAGAAGTAGAAAATGAAATTTTAAATTATTTTAAAAAATACGATAAAAGCATTAAAGGATTATCTTTGCTAGGAGGAGATCCTACATATATCGATAATATAGATCCTTTAGTAAAATTTATAAAAAAGTTTAAAGATTTATTTCCTAATAAAGATATCTGGATATGGTCTGGATTCACTTGGGAAATAATTATTAATAATCAAAAACTTTTATCCCTTATTGAATTATGCGACGTTTTAGTTGATGGAAAATTTAATATTCAAGAAAAAGATTTAAATCTTAAATGGCGTGGAAGTATGAACCAAAGAGTAGTTGATATTAAAAAGAGTTTAGAATTAAAAAAAGTAGTTAAATATATAGATTAA
- the mglC gene encoding galactose/methyl galactoside ABC transporter permease MglC, whose protein sequence is MEAKIEEKVEEKKIGFFQGKDTKKLLLDGGLYIVLLILIAGIIIKEPAFLSFRNMRNILTQSSVRTILALGVAGIIVTQGTDLSVGRQVGLSAVISATLLQAMTNVNKVFPNLDTMPISVVIGIVCVIGAFVGFLNGFVVAYLNVTPFVATLGSMIIIYGANSLYYDYVGASPIAGFSKSFTSFAQGYFTIAGFRFNYLIIYAALAVLFIWILWNKTTFGKNLFAVGGNPEAAKVSGVNVKKTLVLVYTLSGIFYAFGGMLEAGRVGSATNNLGNMYEMDAIAACVVGGVSFSGGVGTVPGVLIGVIIFTVINYGLTFIGVNPYWQYIIKGIIIVMAVALDTLKYVKKK, encoded by the coding sequence ATGGAAGCAAAGATTGAAGAAAAAGTTGAAGAGAAAAAAATTGGATTTTTTCAAGGGAAAGATACCAAAAAATTACTTTTAGATGGTGGATTATACATTGTTTTATTAATACTTATAGCAGGAATAATAATAAAAGAACCAGCGTTCTTAAGCTTTAGAAATATGAGAAATATTTTAACTCAATCATCAGTTAGAACAATATTAGCTTTAGGAGTAGCAGGAATAATAGTTACTCAAGGAACAGATTTATCTGTAGGAAGACAAGTTGGATTGTCGGCGGTAATATCAGCTACTCTTTTACAAGCTATGACAAATGTTAACAAAGTTTTTCCAAATTTAGATACAATGCCTATTTCAGTAGTAATAGGAATAGTTTGTGTAATTGGTGCATTTGTAGGATTTTTAAATGGATTTGTAGTAGCCTATTTAAATGTAACGCCATTTGTTGCTACCTTAGGTTCTATGATAATTATTTATGGAGCTAACTCTTTATACTATGATTATGTGGGAGCTTCTCCAATAGCTGGATTTTCAAAAAGTTTTACTAGTTTTGCTCAAGGGTATTTTACAATAGCTGGTTTTAGATTTAATTATTTGATAATATATGCAGCTTTAGCAGTTTTATTTATTTGGATTTTATGGAATAAAACAACATTTGGAAAGAATTTATTTGCAGTTGGAGGAAATCCAGAAGCTGCAAAAGTATCAGGTGTAAATGTAAAAAAGACATTAGTTTTAGTATATACTTTATCTGGAATTTTCTATGCATTTGGTGGAATGTTAGAAGCAGGAAGAGTTGGAAGTGCTACAAACAACTTAGGAAACATGTATGAAATGGATGCTATCGCAGCATGTGTAGTTGGAGGAGTATCTTTCTCTGGTGGAGTAGGAACAGTACCAGGAGTTTTAATAGGGGTTATAATATTTACAGTAATAAACTACGGTTTGACTTTTATAGGAGTTAACCCTTACTGGCAATATATAATAAAAGGTATAATAATAGTAATGGCAGTTGCTCTAGATACATTGAAATATGTAAAGAAAAAATAA
- the mglA gene encoding galactose/methyl galactoside ABC transporter ATP-binding protein MglA: protein MEKYLLEMTEVSKSFPGVKALDKVNLKIRPHTVHALMGENGAGKSTLMKCLFGIYSRDEGKILLDGKEINFVSAKDALENGVSMVHQELNQVLQRTVMDNVWLGRYPLKGIFVDHKKMYEDTKKIFKELEIDVDPKAKVSTLSVSQMQMVEIAKAFSYNSKIIVMDEPTSSLTEREVGHLFKIIKKLTDKGCGVVYISHKMEEIKEICDDITILRDGQWVTTASLKGLSTDEIISMMVGRSLTQRFPEKTNKPQEVILEVESLTAKNQPSIKDVTFQLRKGEILGVAGLVGSKRTDIVETIFGIRERNSGKVKIHGKEIENKTSLEAIKNGFALVTEERRATGIFPQLNIEFNSLISNMTSYEGKNKILNSSKMYGDTKWVIDSMRVKTPNQKTPIGNLSGGNQQKVIIGRWLLTSPDILMLDEPTRGIDVGAKYEIYQLMLDLANKGKGIIMISSEMPELLGVTDRILVMSNGRLAGIVNTKETSQEEILKLASLYL, encoded by the coding sequence ATGGAAAAATATTTACTAGAGATGACAGAAGTATCAAAATCTTTTCCAGGAGTGAAAGCTCTAGATAAAGTAAATTTAAAAATTAGACCACATACTGTTCATGCCTTGATGGGAGAAAATGGAGCAGGGAAATCAACTTTAATGAAGTGTTTGTTTGGAATTTATTCAAGAGATGAAGGAAAAATATTACTAGATGGAAAAGAGATTAATTTCGTTTCAGCAAAAGATGCTTTAGAAAACGGAGTTTCAATGGTTCATCAAGAGTTAAATCAAGTTTTACAAAGAACAGTAATGGATAATGTTTGGTTGGGGAGATATCCTTTAAAAGGAATATTTGTAGATCATAAAAAGATGTATGAAGATACAAAAAAAATATTTAAAGAGTTAGAAATAGATGTGGATCCAAAGGCAAAAGTTTCAACACTTTCAGTATCTCAAATGCAAATGGTTGAAATAGCAAAGGCGTTCTCTTATAACTCAAAAATAATAGTAATGGATGAACCTACATCCTCTCTGACAGAACGAGAAGTTGGACATCTTTTTAAGATTATCAAAAAATTAACAGATAAGGGTTGTGGAGTTGTATATATCTCTCATAAAATGGAAGAGATAAAAGAAATTTGTGATGACATAACTATTTTAAGAGATGGACAATGGGTTACTACAGCTAGTTTAAAAGGACTATCAACTGATGAAATTATAAGTATGATGGTTGGAAGATCTTTAACACAAAGATTCCCAGAAAAAACAAATAAACCTCAAGAAGTTATTTTAGAAGTTGAATCTTTAACTGCTAAAAATCAGCCTTCAATAAAAGATGTTACTTTTCAGTTAAGAAAAGGAGAAATTTTAGGAGTTGCAGGTTTAGTTGGATCTAAAAGAACAGATATAGTTGAAACAATATTTGGTATTAGAGAAAGAAATAGTGGAAAAGTAAAGATTCATGGAAAAGAAATAGAAAATAAAACAAGTTTAGAAGCTATTAAAAATGGGTTTGCTTTAGTGACGGAAGAAAGAAGAGCTACTGGAATTTTTCCACAATTAAATATAGAATTCAACTCTTTAATATCTAATATGACTAGTTATGAAGGTAAAAATAAGATATTGAACTCATCTAAAATGTATGGAGATACAAAATGGGTAATCGATTCTATGAGAGTAAAAACACCAAATCAAAAAACACCAATAGGAAATTTATCAGGTGGGAATCAACAAAAAGTAATAATTGGTAGATGGCTTTTAACAAGTCCAGATATTTTAATGCTTGACGAACCAACAAGAGGAATAGATGTAGGTGCTAAATATGAAATTTATCAATTGATGCTAGATTTAGCAAACAAAGGTAAAGGAATAATAATGATATCTTCTGAAATGCCTGAGTTGTTAGGAGTTACAGATAGAATTTTGGTTATGAGTAATGGTAGATTGGCAGGAATTGTAAACACAAAAGAAACAAGTCAAGAAGAGATATTAAAATTAGCGTCATTATACTTATAA
- the mglB gene encoding galactose/glucose ABC transporter substrate-binding protein MglB, with protein sequence MKKVSVLLGALALTTVASAAPTKIGVTVYRYDDNFMSTVRQKIEEVAKNDKDVEVLMNDSQNDQSKQNDQVDILIAKGVDALAINLVDPAAASTIIQKAKAEDIPVVFYNKEPSKADMESYDKAYYVGTDSKESGIIQGELIAKHWQANPAWDLNKDGVIQYVLLKGEPGHPDAEARTTYVTKTLNDKGLKTQELHMDTAMWDAAMAKDKMEAWLSGPNGDKIEVVIANNDGMAMGAVEALKANGRPKTPVFGVDALAEVLVMVENGDVAGTVLNDGLNQGQATYEIAKNLAKGKKPTEGTKWEVKDKILRVPYVGVDKENLKDFKK encoded by the coding sequence ATGAAAAAGGTTTCGGTTTTATTAGGAGCACTAGCTCTTACAACAGTAGCATCAGCAGCACCAACAAAAATTGGAGTCACAGTTTATCGTTATGATGATAACTTCATGTCAACAGTAAGACAAAAGATTGAAGAAGTTGCAAAAAATGATAAAGATGTTGAAGTATTAATGAACGATTCACAGAATGACCAATCTAAGCAAAATGACCAAGTTGATATTCTTATTGCTAAAGGGGTAGATGCATTAGCAATTAACTTAGTTGACCCAGCAGCAGCATCAACAATAATTCAAAAAGCTAAAGCTGAGGATATTCCAGTTGTTTTCTACAACAAAGAACCATCTAAAGCAGATATGGAAAGTTATGATAAGGCTTACTATGTAGGAACAGATTCAAAAGAATCAGGAATTATTCAAGGAGAATTAATTGCAAAACACTGGCAAGCTAATCCAGCTTGGGATTTAAACAAAGATGGAGTTATTCAGTATGTTTTACTAAAAGGGGAACCAGGACATCCAGATGCTGAAGCAAGAACAACATATGTAACAAAGACATTAAATGATAAAGGATTAAAAACTCAAGAATTACATATGGATACTGCAATGTGGGATGCAGCAATGGCAAAAGATAAAATGGAAGCATGGTTATCAGGACCAAACGGGGATAAAATAGAAGTAGTTATAGCAAATAATGATGGAATGGCAATGGGAGCAGTTGAGGCTTTAAAAGCTAACGGTAGACCAAAAACTCCAGTGTTTGGAGTAGATGCATTAGCAGAAGTTTTAGTTATGGTTGAAAATGGAGACGTTGCAGGAACTGTTTTAAATGATGGTTTAAATCAAGGTCAAGCAACATATGAAATAGCTAAAAACTTAGCAAAAGGTAAAAAACCAACAGAAGGAACAAAGTGGGAAGTAAAAGATAAAATATTAAGAGTCCCTTATGTAGGAGTAGATAAAGAGAATTTAAAAGATTTTAAAAAGTAG
- a CDS encoding DNA-processing protein DprA, with translation MYSKDDMILWSMIGSMVVDIGKIEILAFSPEYLFKVFKKSSELGINMFKDNYNEKIEVLKFLEKTIEGEKIINLFGDFKILKNLKDQIEQEKKIMELKEIKMLTYFCQDYPQKLRKCKIPPFVLYFKGDMIKDEDLKNSLSIVGTRKYEAENIYEFTEEIVNGMKNELKYNISGLATGCDSIGHEITLKYNIKNIAILGQGLGSEIYPNENLDLYEEILRKGGTILSEIPPSLKVKSIYLLQRNRLQAYLTNELLILESGKKGGTITTLKAAFGEKRKIYVRNIQMNHTIFNMKNISKVTFVSCYSDINLIRILTSKPSTLLSFEFS, from the coding sequence ATGTATTCAAAAGATGATATGATTTTATGGTCTATGATAGGATCGATGGTTGTAGATATTGGAAAAATTGAAATTTTAGCTTTTTCACCTGAATATTTATTTAAAGTTTTTAAAAAATCTAGTGAACTAGGTATTAATATGTTTAAAGATAATTATAATGAAAAAATAGAAGTTTTGAAATTTTTAGAAAAAACTATTGAAGGAGAAAAAATAATAAACTTGTTTGGAGATTTTAAAATCTTAAAAAATTTAAAAGATCAGATTGAGCAAGAGAAAAAAATTATGGAATTAAAAGAAATAAAAATGCTTACATATTTTTGCCAGGATTATCCTCAAAAATTAAGAAAGTGTAAAATTCCACCTTTTGTTTTATATTTTAAAGGGGATATGATTAAAGATGAAGATTTAAAAAACTCTCTTTCTATAGTAGGAACTAGAAAATACGAAGCAGAAAATATCTATGAGTTTACAGAAGAAATAGTAAATGGAATGAAAAATGAATTGAAATATAATATTAGTGGATTGGCAACTGGATGCGATTCAATAGGTCATGAAATAACATTAAAATATAATATAAAAAATATAGCTATATTGGGTCAAGGTTTGGGGAGTGAAATATATCCAAATGAGAATTTAGATTTATATGAAGAGATATTAAGAAAAGGTGGCACAATTTTATCTGAAATACCTCCAAGTTTAAAAGTAAAAAGTATATATTTGTTACAAAGAAATAGATTGCAAGCTTATTTAACCAATGAATTATTGATTTTAGAAAGTGGAAAAAAAGGTGGCACAATAACAACTCTAAAAGCTGCTTTTGGTGAAAAAAGAAAGATATATGTAAGAAATATACAAATGAATCATACAATATTTAATATGAAAAATATATCTAAAGTTACTTTTGTAAGTTGTTATTCAGATATAAATTTAATACGAATTTTAACATCTAAACCAAGTACACTTTTAAGTTTTGAATTTTCTTAA
- a CDS encoding YjiH family protein, with protein MAILKFGIYSLIGLLAFLAPITIGGESSIIMGHLKNFVLNNFSNWVNFLIMFCSVITIAGTILGFIKKNFKEQYLNDLFVTDKLSGILRIGGSFMFILISLGIAPEFLSNENTGGLMAGDMIPPLMVTFFIGVMLMPLLTSFGLVEFIGTLIAPIMRKVFKVPGYAAIDALASFLGDGTIGIVVTDQQYQKGYYTQREAAVIATSFSIVGISFAAVVADLLKFSKIFWVFYGTIAFSTAIAGFIIARLPLKKFKDEYYDGNKVDDNGAKSFAEALHLATTTAGKASEKEIVVDSLFKVLVIYVTFIPVIMCVGSIGLVIAENTSFFNILSMPLMPILKILGFSQEVASQMAPAMIVGFSDMYLPALFIENTTSEVAKFIVGTLSFAQLIFLSETGMILVNSKMGFSILDVAKFFILRTAITFPIIYSIAMLLVKFGVLTF; from the coding sequence ATGGCAATACTAAAATTTGGTATTTATTCTTTAATAGGGCTTTTAGCTTTTTTAGCTCCTATTACAATTGGTGGTGAATCATCTATTATTATGGGTCACCTTAAAAATTTTGTTCTAAATAATTTTTCAAACTGGGTTAATTTTTTAATAATGTTCTGTTCAGTTATTACTATAGCTGGAACTATATTAGGATTTATAAAGAAAAATTTTAAAGAGCAGTACTTAAACGATCTTTTCGTAACAGATAAACTTAGTGGAATTTTAAGAATCGGTGGTTCTTTTATGTTTATTTTAATTTCACTTGGTATTGCACCTGAATTTTTAAGTAATGAGAACACAGGTGGATTAATGGCTGGAGATATGATTCCTCCTTTAATGGTTACATTCTTTATTGGAGTTATGCTTATGCCACTACTTACATCTTTTGGATTAGTTGAATTTATTGGAACTTTAATTGCTCCAATAATGAGAAAAGTTTTCAAAGTTCCTGGATATGCTGCTATTGACGCTTTAGCTTCATTTCTTGGAGATGGAACTATTGGAATTGTTGTTACAGATCAACAATATCAAAAAGGTTATTACACTCAAAGAGAAGCTGCTGTAATAGCTACTTCGTTTTCAATAGTTGGAATATCTTTTGCTGCCGTTGTTGCAGATTTATTAAAATTTTCTAAAATATTTTGGGTGTTTTATGGAACTATTGCATTTTCTACTGCTATTGCTGGATTCATAATTGCTAGATTACCTTTAAAAAAGTTTAAAGATGAATATTACGATGGTAATAAAGTGGATGACAACGGTGCTAAAAGTTTTGCTGAAGCTCTTCATTTAGCAACAACAACTGCTGGAAAAGCTTCTGAAAAAGAGATTGTTGTGGATTCTTTATTTAAAGTTTTAGTTATTTATGTTACTTTTATTCCTGTTATAATGTGCGTAGGATCTATTGGATTAGTTATTGCTGAAAATACAAGTTTCTTCAATATCCTATCAATGCCACTGATGCCTATTTTAAAAATTCTTGGATTTAGTCAAGAGGTAGCATCTCAAATGGCTCCAGCTATGATTGTTGGTTTCTCTGACATGTATCTTCCTGCACTTTTCATAGAAAATACAACTAGTGAAGTGGCTAAATTTATTGTTGGGACACTTTCGTTTGCACAATTAATATTCTTAAGTGAAACTGGTATGATTTTAGTTAATTCAAAAATGGGATTCTCTATTTTAGATGTGGCAAAATTCTTTATCTTGAGAACTGCTATAACTTTCCCAATTATATACTCTATAGCTATGCTATTAGTTAAATTTGGAGTTCTAACATTTTAA
- a CDS encoding MATE family efflux transporter: MILEQKKSLFSITIPIFLELLLVTVVGNIDTIMLGRFSDKAVGAVGGMSQVLLIQNTILSFICLGTTILMAQFIGAKNYKSTKEVIAVSLLMNLIIGLFLGLMYFIGWEWILTKIKLPPNLREMGMNYFKLVGGLCVFQAISLTNGAILKSYGNTKPMLFINVGVNLLNILGNGMFIFGWLGAPILGVTGVGLSTVFSRFIGAIISLVVMTNYCKFAMADLKQFTFEKVKQILSIGIPTAGEHLTWSLTQVIILAMVNTMGTIEITARTYLALISSFIMIFSIALGHGTAIQVGQLVGADDKEKAYNQCLKSLTLSFVAAAIVSIVVYTLRYTIMELFTKDMEVVKATAKVFPWLIFIETGRTFNIVVINALHAAGDIKFPMIMGCFVMLGVAAPLSWILGIKLEWALVGVWIANGTDEWIRGFAMLWRWRTKKWMTKSFV; this comes from the coding sequence ATGATATTGGAGCAAAAAAAATCTTTATTTTCTATAACCATACCAATATTTTTAGAATTGTTATTGGTAACAGTTGTGGGAAATATAGATACGATTATGTTGGGAAGATTTAGTGATAAAGCTGTCGGTGCAGTAGGAGGAATGAGTCAAGTTTTATTGATTCAAAATACTATACTTAGTTTTATTTGTTTAGGGACAACAATTCTTATGGCTCAGTTTATTGGAGCTAAAAATTATAAATCGACAAAGGAAGTAATAGCTGTATCTCTGTTGATGAATTTGATTATAGGGTTGTTTTTAGGATTGATGTATTTTATAGGTTGGGAATGGATTTTAACAAAAATAAAATTACCACCTAATCTTAGAGAGATGGGAATGAATTATTTTAAGTTAGTAGGTGGGCTATGTGTTTTCCAAGCAATATCTTTAACAAATGGAGCTATTTTAAAAAGTTATGGAAATACAAAACCGATGCTATTTATAAATGTAGGAGTAAACTTATTAAATATTTTAGGTAATGGTATGTTTATATTTGGTTGGTTAGGAGCTCCAATTTTAGGAGTTACAGGAGTAGGTTTGTCAACTGTTTTTTCTAGATTTATAGGAGCTATTATATCTTTAGTGGTAATGACTAATTATTGTAAATTTGCAATGGCTGATTTAAAACAGTTTACATTTGAAAAAGTAAAACAGATTTTATCTATAGGAATTCCAACTGCAGGAGAGCATTTAACTTGGAGTTTAACTCAAGTAATAATTTTAGCAATGGTAAATACTATGGGAACTATAGAGATAACTGCTAGAACATATTTGGCTTTGATTTCATCATTTATAATGATTTTTTCAATTGCTTTAGGACACGGAACTGCAATCCAAGTTGGACAACTTGTTGGTGCTGATGATAAAGAGAAAGCTTATAATCAATGTTTAAAAAGTTTAACTTTATCTTTTGTAGCAGCAGCTATAGTTTCAATTGTAGTTTATACTCTAAGATATACTATTATGGAACTGTTTACAAAAGATATGGAAGTTGTAAAAGCTACAGCTAAGGTATTCCCGTGGTTAATATTTATAGAAACAGGAAGAACTTTTAATATAGTAGTTATAAATGCACTTCATGCAGCGGGAGATATAAAGTTTCCGATGATAATGGGATGTTTTGTTATGTTAGGAGTAGCAGCACCACTTTCTTGGATTCTTGGAATAAAGTTAGAATGGGCATTAGTAGGAGTTTGGATAGCTAATGGAACAGATGAGTGGATTAGAGGTTTTGCAATGTTATGGCGTTGGAGAACTAAAAAATGGATGACTAAAAGTTTTGTATAA
- a CDS encoding glucosaminidase domain-containing protein, with protein sequence MIKKLIICVLTFFLYSSFTFSSNVDFHIPHEINYKTIEVKTLKDLEKKPTENHVYSLDGLDLKKLSVRSRKEVFISMLLPSIEVVNKEIDRDIAIVNALSKKNAHTSSEKKELDRIFKAYKVSAYNWSELKKRMIKYPTSLILSQAAIESGWGTSKVFREKNNLFGMNAYKHTNSTYKEYDSIKDSVKDFVLTLSRVSVYKSLRTKVRAGETPEDIAHGLTSYSELKGAYIKKVQTMLKHNNFKKYDDV encoded by the coding sequence ATGATAAAAAAGTTAATTATTTGTGTGCTGACTTTTTTCCTTTATTCATCTTTTACATTCTCTAGCAATGTGGATTTTCATATTCCACACGAAATTAACTATAAAACTATCGAAGTTAAAACATTAAAAGATTTAGAGAAGAAACCTACTGAAAACCACGTTTACTCTTTAGATGGATTAGATTTAAAAAAGTTAAGTGTACGTAGTCGAAAAGAAGTTTTTATTTCAATGTTACTACCTAGTATAGAAGTAGTTAACAAAGAAATTGATAGAGATATTGCAATTGTCAATGCACTATCTAAAAAGAATGCTCACACTTCTAGTGAAAAAAAAGAATTAGATAGAATCTTTAAAGCTTATAAAGTTTCAGCTTACAATTGGTCAGAACTAAAGAAAAGAATGATTAAGTATCCAACTTCTTTAATTCTTTCTCAAGCAGCCATTGAAAGTGGTTGGGGAACTTCTAAAGTTTTTAGAGAGAAGAATAATCTTTTTGGTATGAATGCTTACAAGCATACAAACAGTACTTATAAGGAATATGATTCTATTAAAGATTCAGTTAAAGATTTTGTTCTAACTCTTTCTAGAGTAAGCGTTTATAAATCTCTTAGAACTAAAGTTCGTGCAGGAGAAACTCCTGAAGATATAGCTCACGGTTTAACTAGCTATTCTGAATTAAAAGGAGCCTATATAAAAAAGGTTCAAACAATGCTTAAACATAACAATTTTAAAAAATATGATGATGTGTAA
- a CDS encoding cation diffusion facilitator family transporter: MYKSYSFDEIKDKLDIFKKLDDEFPIFEDGLYFTIEKKDDVIGYACLEKKEENYYLKRIFIKKDSRFKSHGKKLLAFIINKKIKKGSLIIEKDTPIDGFLVKLGFKKMENGSLSIEDVEHKEQRKKEGQKTVISSIFWNIILAATKISFGYIGKSRALLADGFNSLSDVATSSGILLGIHFSNIPEDEDHPFGHEKIESVIGVIMGIFMILTSFELGKGGLELLFSGEKREIPEMITVYFALFSSVVKYFMYKQKIRVGIETENSALIADAKDSRNDIFASLSVVLGIIFSIYVNPIFDIIISILVSVLIFKEGVSVILDITDTILDKQDVEFVHEIKRYIYDNTDIKNVHDVMMRKSGDKVFLELHIRVPKDMTVYVAHKISDDLESSIKQDFPSVKNVIIHLDCIID; the protein is encoded by the coding sequence ATGTACAAAAGTTATTCTTTTGATGAAATAAAGGATAAATTAGATATTTTTAAAAAACTGGATGATGAATTTCCTATTTTTGAAGATGGATTATACTTTACAATAGAAAAAAAGGATGATGTTATTGGATACGCATGCTTAGAGAAAAAAGAGGAAAATTATTATTTGAAAAGAATTTTTATAAAAAAAGATTCAAGATTTAAATCTCATGGAAAAAAATTATTAGCTTTTATTATTAATAAAAAGATAAAAAAAGGAAGTTTAATTATCGAGAAAGATACTCCAATCGATGGATTTTTAGTAAAGTTAGGATTTAAAAAAATGGAAAATGGAAGTCTTAGTATTGAAGACGTAGAACATAAAGAGCAAAGAAAAAAAGAGGGACAAAAAACTGTAATATCTTCAATATTTTGGAATATAATTTTAGCGGCAACGAAAATAAGTTTCGGTTATATAGGAAAATCTAGAGCATTATTAGCAGACGGTTTTAACTCTTTATCTGATGTTGCAACATCTAGTGGAATTTTATTAGGAATACATTTTAGTAATATACCAGAGGATGAAGATCATCCATTTGGACACGAAAAAATCGAAAGTGTAATAGGCGTGATAATGGGTATATTTATGATCTTAACATCTTTTGAATTGGGAAAAGGTGGTTTAGAACTTCTTTTTTCTGGAGAAAAACGTGAAATACCTGAAATGATAACAGTTTATTTTGCTTTGTTTTCATCTGTAGTGAAATATTTTATGTATAAACAGAAAATAAGAGTAGGTATAGAAACAGAAAATAGTGCATTGATAGCTGATGCTAAAGATAGTAGAAATGATATATTTGCATCTCTAAGTGTTGTTTTAGGAATAATATTTTCTATATATGTAAATCCTATATTTGATATAATTATTAGTATATTAGTTTCAGTTCTTATATTTAAAGAAGGGGTTAGTGTTATACTAGATATAACAGATACTATATTAGATAAGCAGGATGTAGAATTTGTACATGAGATAAAAAGATATATATATGATAATACAGATATAAAAAATGTACACGATGTTATGATGAGAAAATCAGGGGATAAAGTTTTTTTAGAACTTCATATTAGAGTACCAAAGGATATGACTGTTTATGTAGCTCATAAAATTTCAGATGATTTGGAAAGTTCTATAAAACAAGATTTTCCATCTGTTAAAAATGTTATAATACATTTAGATTGTATAATAGATTAA
- a CDS encoding potassium channel family protein codes for MINYKLIFSNLINSIKNLKGTIKINDFKRTKIRTFSLVLSIFFTGWELYNSNTINSSRQFIFSSIIMVVSMYFILYPFIYFFRPKFKKFLSDHAIFSIFLIVYFILLIPILGGIDYLFLNIFLGSFIIKFLHIISILVSMSLIIIIVSKQFIMLINKKRQIKGLDILTTFLTYITLGLAFGSFYYILNLMAQNNLFIGIEKPTSTFNFENFLNHLYISLGSLTTVGSGSISPLNAYIRLLCVLETMLGIFLTSFSLGFIFSALGATLPASQTENNDAIDTPEVVTNIPSKKFPFFWGTIKFIKKINSDLNEIENSI; via the coding sequence ATGATAAACTATAAACTTATTTTCTCAAATTTAATAAATAGTATTAAAAATTTAAAAGGTACTATAAAAATTAATGATTTTAAAAGAACTAAAATTAGAACTTTTTCTTTAGTGCTTTCTATTTTTTTTACAGGGTGGGAACTTTATAATTCTAATACAATAAATAGTTCTAGACAATTTATTTTTAGCAGTATTATAATGGTTGTTTCTATGTATTTTATACTTTATCCATTTATTTATTTTTTTAGACCTAAATTTAAGAAATTTTTAAGTGATCATGCTATTTTTTCTATTTTTTTAATTGTATATTTTATTTTATTAATACCAATTTTAGGAGGAATTGATTATCTATTTTTAAATATTTTTTTAGGAAGTTTTATTATTAAATTCTTACATATTATTTCTATATTAGTTTCAATGTCTTTAATAATTATAATTGTTTCAAAGCAATTTATAATGCTTATAAATAAAAAGCGTCAAATTAAAGGATTAGATATTCTAACAACTTTTTTAACATATATAACATTGGGTTTAGCCTTTGGATCTTTTTATTATATTTTAAATCTAATGGCTCAAAACAATCTTTTTATTGGTATAGAAAAACCTACATCAACATTTAATTTTGAAAATTTTTTAAATCATCTTTATATTAGTTTAGGAAGTTTAACAACTGTTGGTTCAGGTAGTATTTCTCCGCTAAATGCATACATCAGATTACTATGTGTTCTCGAAACAATGTTAGGTATCTTTTTAACTAGTTTCTCATTGGGATTTATTTTTTCTGCTCTTGGAGCCACTCTTCCTGCATCTCAAACTGAAAATAATGATGCTATTGATACTCCAGAAGTTGTTACTAATATTCCTTCTAAAAAATTCCCTTTCTTTTGGGGGACTATTAAATTTATAAAAAAAATTAATTCAGATTTAAATGAAATTGAAAACTCTATCTAA